A region from the Aegilops tauschii subsp. strangulata cultivar AL8/78 chromosome 5, Aet v6.0, whole genome shotgun sequence genome encodes:
- the LOC109771922 gene encoding indole-3-pyruvate monooxygenase YUCCA1 isoform X1: protein MPVSHRDLQLDAQPSAALLDCGQDGDVPRRVWVPGPVIVGAGPSGLATAACLKARGVPSLVLERDACVAASWRHRTYERMRLHLPRCFCELPLAPFPPGTPPYPTRDQFVAYLDDYARAFAVEPLLGARVRVAAYDAAIGFWRVTVEVVGKDAMTTMTTEFMSRWLVVATGENAEPVWPDGVEGMDVYRGTMMHTSTYKRGDEFAGKKVLVVGCGNSGMEVSLDLCDNGAKASMVVRDKLHVLPRDILGISTFGLSVFLLKWFPMKWVDALFLFFSRLILGDTEKYGLQRPKIGPLQIKKSTGKTPVLDIGALRKIRDGEIKVVPAINRFTESGVEFADGRKEDFDDVILATGYKSNVPSWLKEDEFFSQSDGFPRMAFPHSWRGKNGLYATGFTRRGLMGSSYDASRIAADIANQWTEALARNITAHNNA, encoded by the exons ATGCCAGTCTCGCACCGGGACTTGCAGCTTGACGCCCAGCCCTCCGCCGCCCTACTAGACTGCGGTCAGGACGGGGATGTCCCGAGACGAGTGTGGGTGCCGGGGCCGGTGATCGTCGGCGCGGGGCCGTCCGGGCTGGCGACGGCGGCCTGCCTCAAGGCTCGCGGGGTGCCGTCGCTGGTGCTGGAGCGGGACGCCTGCGTGGCGGCGTCATGGCGGCACCGCACGTACGAGCGGATGCGGCTTCACCTGCCGCGCTGCTTCTGCGAGCTCCCCCTTGCGCCTTTCCCGCCGGGCACGCCGCCGTATCCGACAAGGGACCAGTTCGTCGCCTACCTTGACGACTACGCGCGCGCCTTCGCCGTCGAGCCGCTCCTCGGCGCGCGCGTCCGGGTCGCCGCCTACGACGCCGCCATCGGCTTCTGGAGGGTCACCGTCGAAGTCGTCGGCAAAGACGCTATGACAACGATGACGACGGAGTTCATGTCTCGCTGGCtcgtggtggccaccggcgagAATGCGGAGCCTGTGTGGCCTGACGGTGTGGAGGGTATGGACGTCTACCGCGGCACGATGATGCACACAAGCACCTACAAGAGAGGGGACGAGTTCGCCGGAAAGAAGGTGCTCGTTGTCGGCTGCGGTAACTCCGGCATGGAGGTCAGCCTCGACCTCTGCGACAATGGCGCAAAGGCATCCATGGTTGTCAGGGACAAG CTTCATGTGTTGCCTAGGGATATACTAGGCATCTCAACATTTGGCCTATCAGTATTCCTTCTCAAGTGGTTTCCCATGAAATGGGTTGATGCCTTGTTCCTCTTCTTCTCGAGGTTGATACTTGGCGACACTGAAAAATACGGGCTCCAACGACCTAAGATTGGCCCGCTCCAAATCAAGAAATCAACCGGAAAAACACCAGTGCTCGACATTGGAGCTCTGAGAAAGATCAGGGATGGCGAAATAAAG GTGGTCCCCGCAATAAACCGGTTCACCGAGAGCGGTGTTGAATTTGCAGACGGACGTAAGGAGGACTTCGATGATGTCATCCTCGCCACCGGGTACAAAAGCAACGTGCCATCATGGCTCAAG GAGGACGAATTTTTCAGCCAGAGTGATGGGTTCCCCAGGATGGCATTCCCGCACAGCTGGAGAGGCAAGAACGGCCTCTATGCCACGGGCTTCACAAGGAGGGGTCTCATGGGTTCCTCCTATGACGCCTCCAGAATCGCCGCTGACATCGCCAACCAGTGGACCGAGGCCCTCGCCAGGAATATCACCGCTCACAATAATGCTTGA
- the LOC109771922 gene encoding indole-3-pyruvate monooxygenase YUCCA6 isoform X2, protein MPVSHRDLQLDAQPSAALLDCGQDGDVPRRVWVPGPVIVGAGPSGLATAACLKARGVPSLVLERDACVAASWRHRTYERMRLHLPRCFCELPLAPFPPGTPPYPTRDQFVAYLDDYARAFAVEPLLGARVRVAAYDAAIGFWRVTVEVVGKDAMTTMTTEFMSRWLVVATGENAEPVWPDGVEGMDVYRGTMMHTSTYKRGDEFAGKKVLVVGCGNSGMEVSLDLCDNGAKASMVVRDKLHVLPRDILGISTFGLSVFLLKWFPMKWVDALFLFFSRLILGDTEKYGLQRPKIGPLQIKKSTGKTPVLDIGALRKIRDGEIKEDEFFSQSDGFPRMAFPHSWRGKNGLYATGFTRRGLMGSSYDASRIAADIANQWTEALARNITAHNNA, encoded by the exons ATGCCAGTCTCGCACCGGGACTTGCAGCTTGACGCCCAGCCCTCCGCCGCCCTACTAGACTGCGGTCAGGACGGGGATGTCCCGAGACGAGTGTGGGTGCCGGGGCCGGTGATCGTCGGCGCGGGGCCGTCCGGGCTGGCGACGGCGGCCTGCCTCAAGGCTCGCGGGGTGCCGTCGCTGGTGCTGGAGCGGGACGCCTGCGTGGCGGCGTCATGGCGGCACCGCACGTACGAGCGGATGCGGCTTCACCTGCCGCGCTGCTTCTGCGAGCTCCCCCTTGCGCCTTTCCCGCCGGGCACGCCGCCGTATCCGACAAGGGACCAGTTCGTCGCCTACCTTGACGACTACGCGCGCGCCTTCGCCGTCGAGCCGCTCCTCGGCGCGCGCGTCCGGGTCGCCGCCTACGACGCCGCCATCGGCTTCTGGAGGGTCACCGTCGAAGTCGTCGGCAAAGACGCTATGACAACGATGACGACGGAGTTCATGTCTCGCTGGCtcgtggtggccaccggcgagAATGCGGAGCCTGTGTGGCCTGACGGTGTGGAGGGTATGGACGTCTACCGCGGCACGATGATGCACACAAGCACCTACAAGAGAGGGGACGAGTTCGCCGGAAAGAAGGTGCTCGTTGTCGGCTGCGGTAACTCCGGCATGGAGGTCAGCCTCGACCTCTGCGACAATGGCGCAAAGGCATCCATGGTTGTCAGGGACAAG CTTCATGTGTTGCCTAGGGATATACTAGGCATCTCAACATTTGGCCTATCAGTATTCCTTCTCAAGTGGTTTCCCATGAAATGGGTTGATGCCTTGTTCCTCTTCTTCTCGAGGTTGATACTTGGCGACACTGAAAAATACGGGCTCCAACGACCTAAGATTGGCCCGCTCCAAATCAAGAAATCAACCGGAAAAACACCAGTGCTCGACATTGGAGCTCTGAGAAAGATCAGGGATGGCGAAATAAAG GAGGACGAATTTTTCAGCCAGAGTGATGGGTTCCCCAGGATGGCATTCCCGCACAGCTGGAGAGGCAAGAACGGCCTCTATGCCACGGGCTTCACAAGGAGGGGTCTCATGGGTTCCTCCTATGACGCCTCCAGAATCGCCGCTGACATCGCCAACCAGTGGACCGAGGCCCTCGCCAGGAATATCACCGCTCACAATAATGCTTGA